A part of Streptomyces sp. NBC_01235 genomic DNA contains:
- the tpg gene encoding telomere-protecting terminal protein Tpg, with the protein MGEIVKGLERALLTRPVPTRDAAVRFLLRAEKGSTMNVAVLLGISQRTVQRWVTTRPGMRRRPSAVHAGLIDEAVRARWQPLVRARRRARAEADGFVFHTRARFGFAAPAGSSDDPRVRLITQYLSGEVARELFAARDAGGGEQQQLVILARALGHAYFRDGGRRAHGLGIAFTDVEFADFSID; encoded by the coding sequence ATGGGTGAGATCGTCAAAGGGCTCGAGCGGGCGTTGCTGACCCGTCCCGTGCCTACGCGGGATGCCGCTGTGCGTTTCCTGCTCAGGGCGGAGAAGGGCTCCACGATGAACGTGGCTGTCCTCCTGGGGATCTCCCAGCGCACGGTCCAGAGGTGGGTCACCACCCGGCCGGGAATGCGCCGCCGTCCCAGTGCCGTGCATGCGGGGTTGATCGATGAGGCTGTCAGAGCACGGTGGCAGCCCCTGGTGCGCGCCCGCCGGCGGGCCCGGGCCGAGGCCGACGGGTTCGTCTTCCACACCAGGGCGCGGTTCGGATTCGCCGCTCCGGCAGGCTCGTCGGACGATCCACGAGTACGGCTGATCACCCAGTACTTATCAGGAGAAGTGGCCCGCGAGCTGTTCGCCGCCCGGGATGCCGGCGGGGGCGAGCAGCAGCAGCTGGTGATCCTCGCCCGGGCTTTGGGGCATGCCTATTTCCGGGACGGAGGCCGACGTGCTCACGGTCTCGGGATCGCCTTCACCGACGTGGAGTTCGCCGATTTCTCCATCGACTGA